The Paenibacillus pabuli DNA segment AGCTTGTATCCGTTCCAGTACGAAGCAAGAACTTTGGCAAAATCAAAGCCGTGCACCAGGTTCTGCATTGCGTTCGTGACCGCGTAAATCTGCTTCTCCACCTCTGACGGCAGGGCAGGATCATCAGGACGCAGACCCTGGTTCTGCATCGTTTGCTGCTGCAAGGCAGCAATCCACTTCTGCAGGATCGGTTCAAGGGCTCCGCCATCCGGGCGTGTGCGTGTGGACAGACGGGTCATCAGCTCACGGTACGTTGCGAGTCCTTGACCTTTGGTACCTACCAATCTGCGCTCTGGTGACAGGTCTGCGTCTGCTACAACGAATTCCCGGTCCATCGCATAGTTGCGAATCATTTGTAAAAGAAAGCTTTTCCCGCTGCCGTACCTTCCAGTAATAAGCTTAAACGCAGCTCCGCCTTCGGCAATGTTATCCAAATCACGCAATATCGCGTCCACTTCGGGCTTGCGGCCGACGGCAATCTGCTCCAATCCGATTCGCGGAACAACGCCAGCTGTCAATGAATTCACCAGTGCGGTGGTCAGCCGTTTCGGTATTTTTAGATCTGTCACTTGTCCTCTCACCTCTTCACATGTTCAAATACATTCATATATTCAGAAACAATCCGGTCACTGTCGATCAGCAGGTCACCGATGGTTTCCATAGCCAGATCGTTAACTTCATCAAGCAGAAGTGCAGGCATCGTTCCGTATTGTTCGGCCACACGATTCAGTTCGGTATCAGGCTCGTCACCGAGCAGAGCATGAATGGTCAGCACATGCTGAGGAGCGAGCTTCTCCGCCAAGTGGAGCCATTCCTCATCCAATTCCCCAACTGCCGCTTCCTCCCACTGCAAACGGGATAAAGTATCACTCGTCCCGCTCGCTTGAGCATTTGCAGCTAACGACTTGTCCGCCTTTAGTTCGAGAGTAAGGGCCTCTCCCAGCCCAGTCATGTCGTTTAAAGTTTCGCTTGCTTCTCCCTCAACCGCAGCTTGATAGTCAGAAGGAACCGCTTCATGTCCCGAAACGACGACATCCTCCTCAATTGTTAAAGCCTTGCGGACATATTCGCTCTCCTGCTGTAATGACGTCAATTTCTCCGCATCTATTCGAATCATTGGCCTCTCGGCAGCTTCTGCTTGTTCCGCAGCAAAAACCTTATCCAGATAACGCTCGATCAAGCCTGCCAGTTCAGGTTCCAAAGTCTTTCCGCGCAATCGGCCTCTGAAACCGAGCTGCTCACGACACTTGTTTTCGGTACATCGAAATATGCGTGTCACCAATTGTACAAAATCCGAATTTTCTCCAACGGGAACATAGGATAACGGTACTGTTTTCCCGTAGAGGGTATCGTCATATACCGCTTTGCGAAACAGCACCCGCTCCGTCGTTCTAACGTTATCCTGTATAAATTGGTCCGC contains these protein-coding regions:
- a CDS encoding TerB N-terminal domain-containing protein; translated protein: MKDHSRQLEFMEIDLTEEPTSAVPVPERSTIPHRQFHSGQAGGGILSSEKRFVEEARQLEETEGDPAPFVPFMSYWPTYGVMNESQRQWYLYWRSEVRQGRFPDTDLSYLFVHTYELINGVGWKDPQAGYNQLKQLWIHYRARNPQLDVYMQEWLLDYMLVHHLDLPLSEILDITSGYLPAEIQDMEMHRILQNRISDVSLNLLRRYYDYDITLSKFYRDGGQEVLEKVIPKVMVLADAYLLRTRQAGIADQFIQDNVRTTERVLFRKAVYDDTLYGKTVPLSYVPVGENSDFVQLVTRIFRCTENKCREQLGFRGRLRGKTLEPELAGLIERYLDKVFAAEQAEAAERPMIRIDAEKLTSLQQESEYVRKALTIEEDVVVSGHEAVPSDYQAAVEGEASETLNDMTGLGEALTLELKADKSLAANAQASGTSDTLSRLQWEEAAVGELDEEWLHLAEKLAPQHVLTIHALLGDEPDTELNRVAEQYGTMPALLLDEVNDLAMETIGDLLIDSDRIVSEYMNVFEHVKR